The genomic region ACAGCATAACTATCCAAGGGATCACTTCGGGAGGCACCCCCTTGAACTTGGCCAAAACACATATCGTAGACTAGCGCCGTATACTCCGTGTACCAGTGTGGATTGTATTGAAAAAATTAACCGTAATATAGATGAACATCCACAATAATGATTGCATTACGGTCTTTCTAGTACCATGATTTTAGAATCGGGATGCGCTAAATATAGTTTTCCATTTGATTCAAAATCGATTTTTAACTTGGGGGAGACTTGAGAAGTCCCTTCGATGTTTAGTATAAATCCAAAAAAAGACGCTCCATAAGGGCCTTCTACCGCAAGTGTAGAAAACACTCCTGAAACAGAGAGGCTTCCATCCTCTACGGAATAATTGCCACCATAGCTGTTTGTCGGCGTGCTTCCGCCAAACCCTCCATTTTTATCAAAAGTGATTCTGATTATTTGGTTTTCTGGAGCACCAGTTCCATTGATTTCGACAACATGCCATTCTCCCAGAATTCTCGATTGGTTAAAAAAATCTGGGACAGTACCGGTATCGCAACCCATCAGAATCACGAAAAAAAGGGGCAGACCAATATATTTTCCCATTATAGATAAGTGATTATACATTTATAAGATGGGAAAAAAGTGAAGTGTTGCGTTCGGTGTTTAAAAAGAAACCTTTACCAATTGCTTTTTACTGCCTCGTTTGGCATAAAAGAGCATTTCCTCGTCTCTATTATCCTTC from Costertonia aggregata harbors:
- a CDS encoding META domain-containing protein; this translates as MGKYIGLPLFFVILMGCDTGTVPDFFNQSRILGEWHVVEINGTGAPENQIIRITFDKNGGFGGSTPTNSYGGNYSVEDGSLSVSGVFSTLAVEGPYGASFFGFILNIEGTSQVSPKLKIDFESNGKLYLAHPDSKIMVLERP